One Qipengyuania gaetbuli genomic region harbors:
- a CDS encoding nitroreductase has protein sequence MNVTEAVQTRRSVRAFTDQPVDRETLTRVLEKAQRAPSGGNVQPWNAVVLTGAPMQALFDRVALEFPKGRAAMQPEYDIYPKGLDGAYEERRFGVGEDMYASLGISREDKAKRLMWFANNFRAFGAPVLMLVHTPKYMGPPQWSDIGMWLQTIMLLLREEGLDSCAQEAWAAYSPQVREVVDIPEDHTFFCGMAIGYRDADAPVNLFDVKRAGLDESVRWEGWQ, from the coding sequence ATGAACGTCACCGAAGCAGTCCAGACCCGCCGTTCCGTACGCGCATTCACCGACCAGCCGGTCGACCGCGAGACGCTCACCCGCGTGCTCGAAAAGGCGCAGCGTGCGCCTTCGGGCGGAAATGTCCAGCCGTGGAATGCCGTGGTGCTCACCGGTGCGCCGATGCAGGCGCTGTTCGACCGGGTGGCGCTGGAGTTTCCCAAGGGCCGCGCGGCGATGCAGCCCGAATACGACATCTACCCCAAGGGCCTCGATGGAGCCTACGAAGAGCGCCGCTTCGGCGTGGGCGAGGACATGTACGCCTCGCTCGGCATCAGCCGCGAGGACAAGGCCAAGCGCCTCATGTGGTTCGCCAACAACTTCCGCGCTTTCGGGGCGCCGGTGCTGATGCTGGTCCACACGCCCAAATACATGGGCCCGCCGCAATGGAGCGACATCGGCATGTGGCTGCAGACCATCATGCTGCTGCTGCGCGAGGAAGGGCTCGATAGCTGCGCGCAGGAAGCCTGGGCGGCCTACAGTCCGCAGGTGCGCGAGGTGGTCGACATCCCGGAAGACCATACCTTCTTCTGCGGTATGGCCATCGGCTACCGCGATGCGGATGCG
- the cobT gene encoding cobaltochelatase subunit CobT yields MTDQTPLDRFKQALTGTARALAQEPEVEVAWSADQPSQSGKNFRVPLPGRNLPRDQATEARGFADSFALKLRHHNEALHAKGAPPEPIARACYDAIERVRYEAIGSNRYDGIRGNLDAALELRTATDPIAKASEANEVPLPTALSLMLREALTGEAVPDRAKAGVDMVRGDILAKIGTDMDGLADALDDQRAFQNLTLDMLRHLELTLPDTPDDGSSDDGDQDDGETPEQDEDTDEQDEGEAQPQESDARGEITDGEADGDAEQDVEGEQEMSDGDPSDDDGEGMQPVRPNRPWTDLPEDFDYKAYTDKFDEVIEAPELCDHEELDRLRAYLDSQLAGLQGIVTRLANRLQRRLMAQQNRSWDFDQEEGLLDAARLTRVVVSPGHALSYKIERDTEFKDTVVTLLIDNSGSMRGRPISIAAISADIMARTLERCGVKTEILGFTTRAWKGGQSREAWLADGRPANPGRLNDLRHIIYKKADEPWRRARRNLGLMMREGLLKENIDGEALLWAHSRLLARAEDRRILLVISDGAPVDDSTLSVNQAGYLEGHLRKVIEWIEKQSPVQLAAIGIGHDVTRYYKRSVTIMDVEQLGGTIIEQLAGLFEVEK; encoded by the coding sequence GTGACCGACCAGACCCCCCTCGACCGTTTCAAGCAGGCGCTGACCGGCACTGCGCGCGCGCTCGCGCAGGAGCCGGAGGTCGAGGTGGCCTGGAGCGCGGACCAGCCGAGCCAGTCGGGCAAGAACTTCCGCGTGCCCCTGCCGGGCCGTAACCTGCCCCGCGACCAGGCGACCGAGGCGCGCGGCTTTGCCGACAGCTTCGCGCTGAAGCTGCGCCATCACAACGAGGCGCTGCACGCCAAGGGCGCGCCGCCCGAACCCATCGCCCGCGCCTGCTACGATGCGATCGAGCGGGTCCGCTACGAGGCGATCGGCAGCAACCGCTACGACGGCATTCGCGGCAATCTCGACGCCGCGCTCGAACTGCGCACCGCGACCGACCCCATCGCCAAGGCGAGCGAGGCCAACGAAGTGCCGCTGCCGACCGCGCTTTCGCTCATGCTGCGCGAGGCGCTGACGGGCGAGGCCGTGCCCGACCGCGCGAAGGCGGGCGTGGACATGGTGCGCGGCGATATCCTCGCCAAGATCGGCACCGACATGGACGGCCTTGCCGATGCGCTCGACGACCAGCGGGCCTTCCAGAACCTGACCCTCGACATGCTCCGCCATCTCGAACTGACCCTGCCGGACACGCCCGACGATGGCAGCTCCGACGACGGGGACCAGGACGACGGCGAAACGCCCGAACAGGACGAGGACACCGACGAACAGGACGAGGGCGAGGCCCAGCCGCAGGAAAGCGATGCCCGCGGCGAAATCACCGACGGCGAGGCCGATGGCGATGCCGAGCAGGACGTCGAAGGCGAGCAGGAAATGTCCGATGGCGACCCTTCGGACGACGATGGCGAGGGCATGCAGCCCGTGCGCCCGAACCGCCCGTGGACCGACCTGCCGGAAGACTTCGACTACAAGGCCTATACCGACAAGTTCGACGAGGTGATCGAGGCGCCCGAGCTGTGCGATCACGAGGAACTGGACCGGCTGCGCGCCTATCTCGACAGCCAGTTGGCGGGCCTCCAGGGTATCGTCACGCGGCTGGCCAACCGCCTCCAGCGCCGCCTCATGGCGCAGCAGAACCGCAGCTGGGATTTCGACCAGGAAGAGGGTTTGCTCGATGCCGCGCGCCTCACCCGCGTGGTCGTCAGCCCCGGCCATGCGCTCTCCTACAAGATCGAACGCGATACCGAGTTCAAGGACACGGTCGTCACCCTGCTGATCGACAATTCGGGCTCGATGCGCGGACGGCCGATCAGCATCGCCGCGATCAGCGCCGACATCATGGCGCGCACATTGGAACGCTGCGGCGTGAAGACCGAGATCCTCGGCTTCACCACCCGCGCGTGGAAGGGCGGGCAGAGCCGCGAGGCATGGCTCGCCGATGGCCGCCCCGCCAATCCCGGCCGCCTCAACGATCTCAGGCACATCATCTACAAGAAGGCCGACGAGCCCTGGCGCCGCGCGCGCCGCAACCTCGGCCTGATGATGCGCGAAGGCCTGCTGAAGGAAAACATCGACGGCGAAGCGCTGCTCTGGGCGCATTCCCGCCTCCTCGCGCGCGCGGAAGACCGCCGTATCTTGCTGGTCATCAGCGACGGCGCACCGGTCGACGACAGCACGCTGAGCGTGAACCAGGCGGGCTATCTCGAAGGGCACCTGCGCAAGGTCATCGAGTGGATCGAGAAGCAAAGCCCCGTCCAGCTCGCCGCCATCGGCATCGGCCATGACGTGACCCGCTACTACAAGCGTTCGGTCACGATCATGGACGTGGAACAGCTCGGCGGCACGATTATCGAGCAGTTGGCCGGATTGTTCGAGGTGGAGAAGTGA
- the fsa gene encoding fructose-6-phosphate aldolase, with the protein MKFFVDTADIADIKEMADTGLLDGVTTNPSLIAKSGRDFIEVTREICSIVDGPVSAEVVALDHETMMKEAETLRKIADNVCIKVPLTIDGLKTCKKLTSDGTQVNVTLCFSANQALLAAKAGATFVSPFVGRHDDNGFDGMSLIEDIVTIYSNYGFETEVLVASIRNPVHVLQSALIGADVATMPPAVIKGLFKHILTDKGIEGFVADWEKTGQSIPTS; encoded by the coding sequence ATGAAGTTCTTCGTCGACACCGCCGACATCGCCGACATCAAGGAAATGGCCGACACCGGTCTCCTCGACGGGGTCACCACCAACCCTTCGCTGATCGCCAAGTCGGGCCGCGATTTCATCGAGGTGACGCGCGAGATCTGCAGCATCGTCGATGGTCCGGTCAGCGCCGAAGTCGTCGCGCTCGACCACGAGACGATGATGAAAGAGGCCGAAACCCTCCGCAAGATCGCGGACAACGTCTGCATCAAGGTGCCGCTGACGATCGACGGCCTCAAGACCTGCAAGAAACTGACCTCGGACGGTACGCAGGTCAACGTGACCCTGTGCTTCTCCGCCAACCAGGCGCTGCTGGCCGCCAAGGCCGGCGCGACCTTCGTGTCGCCCTTCGTCGGCCGTCATGACGACAACGGCTTCGACGGCATGTCGCTGATCGAGGATATCGTCACGATCTACAGCAATTACGGCTTCGAGACCGAAGTCCTTGTCGCCTCGATCCGCAACCCCGTCCACGTGCTGCAGAGCGCGCTGATCGGTGCCGACGTCGCGACCATGCCGCCTGCCGTCATCAAGGGGCTGTTCAAGCACATCCTGACCGACAAGGGTATCGAAGGCTTCGTCGCCGACTGGGAAAAGACTGGTCAAAGCATCCCGACGTCCTAA